One part of the Xiphophorus maculatus strain JP 163 A chromosome 1, X_maculatus-5.0-male, whole genome shotgun sequence genome encodes these proteins:
- the LOC102217940 gene encoding protein-serine O-palmitoleoyltransferase porcupine → MDLSTRLMMWQELAVSCGFTTLHQSLQQVWRLLLLCLICRVCFRLGVTPAVKHVASTLIGMYGLFLFLELHMVWVLLLSIICYLGLLLCRHSSNKGLFLSGIILVYLLIGELHFFDMGTWNKIRGSQMVVAMKVISLAFELDRRKDNNLPGSAEFLGYVFFVGTVVFGPWISLSSYKNALDGPKLSYLWLSSSLIRLVKSQICLLVSTCVAPYLFPFFLPIYGNSITQKWLRAYENAVSFHFSNYFVGHLSEGTSMLAGVGFTEEKDNIQWNMRIVKPLSVEMPRSMVLVVISWNIPMSQWLKTYVFKTSMKLGTFPAILVTYTASALLHGLSFHLGAVLLTLGFITYVEHVLRKKLAYILSACILSRPCTSDCSHRHKKNAWVLLLNLVFSLLVVFHLTYLGSMFDPGSDEQEVEEGYAAIHTIQRWSELNWASHWIIFACWVFYRLIQ, encoded by the exons ATGGACTTAAGCACCAGGCTAATGATGTGGCAGGAGCTGGCTGTGAGCTGTGGCTTCACTACGTTACATCAGAGCCTGCAGCAGGTGTGGCGGCTGCTTCTTCTCTGTCTCATCTGCAGAGTCTGCTTCAGGCTAG GAGTCACACCAGCGGTGAAGCATGTCGCGTCCACGTTGATCGGAATGTACGGCCTGTTCCTGTTCCTGGAGCTGCACATGGTGTGGGTGCTGCTGCTCAGTATTATCTGTTACCTCGGCCTCCTGCTCTGCAGACACTCTAGCAACAAAGGCCTCTTCCTCTCAGGCATTATCCTCGTCTACCTTCTCATTGG agaGTTGCACTTTTTCGACATGGGAACCTGGAATAAAATACGAG gCTCTCAGATGGTGGTGGCCATGAAGGTCATCTCGCTGGCCTTTGAGCTCGAcagaagaaaagacaacaaCCTGCCAGGCTCTGCTGAGTTCCTTGGCTATGTCTTCTTTGTGGGTACTGTTGTGTTTGGCCCATGGATCAGCTTGTCAAGTTACAAAAATGCACTTGATGGTCCAAAACtg AGCTACTTGTGGCTGTCCAGTTCCCTCATCAGACTcgtaaaaagtcagatttgtctGCTGGTGTCAACCTGCGTCGCTCCATATCTTTTCCCTTTCTTCCTGCCAATATATGGGAATTCTATCACACAAAA GTGGCTGCGTGCTTATGAGAATGCAGTGTCCTTCCACTTCAGTAATTACTTCGTGGGTCATCTAAGTGAAGGCACCAGCATGTTGGCAGGAGTGGGtttcacagaagaaaaagacaacatcCAATG GAATATGAGGATAGTGAAGCCCCTGAGTGTGGAAATGCCTCGCTCCATGGTGCTGGTCGTGATATCCTGGAACATCCCGATGTCTCAGTGGTTAAAAACCT ATGTGTTTAAAACCTCCATGAAACTAGGAACCTTCCCTGCAATCCTTGTGACATACACAGCCAGCGCCCTCCTGCAT GGCCTGAGTTTTCACCTGGGAGCTGTTCTGCTCACACTGGGATTCATCACATATGTTGAACATG TTCTGAGAAAGAAGCTTGCATACATCCTTAGTGCCTGCATTCTGTCCAGGCCCTGTACATCTGACTGCAGCCATCGACACAAGAAG AATGCTTGGGTGCTGTTGCTGAATCTAGTGTTCAGTTTGCTAGTCGTCTTCCATCTCACCTACTTGGGCTCCATGTTTGATCCTGGATCTGACGAACAGGAAGTAGAAGAG GGTTACGCAGCGATCCACACCATTCAGAGGTGGTCCGAGCTGAACTGGGCAAGCCACTGGATCATTTTTGCTTGCTGGGTTTTCTATCGTTTAATTCAGTGA